One Oryza brachyantha chromosome 3, ObraRS2, whole genome shotgun sequence DNA segment encodes these proteins:
- the LOC102704498 gene encoding alanine--glyoxylate aminotransferase 2 homolog 3, mitochondrial-like — translation MQVARIARRGLSRLAAAVETAAVPRMPAFDHVPLPYDGPSAAEIARKRAEFLSPSLFHFYSNPLNIVEGKMQYLYDERGRRYLDAFAGIATVCCGHCHPDVVDAVAAQARRLQHSTVLYLNHAIADFAEALASKMPGDLKVVFFTNSGTEANELAIMMARLYTGSHDIISLRNSYHGNAAGTMGATAQKNWKFSVVQSGVHHAVNPDPYRGAFGSDADKYVRDVQEIIEFGTTGQVAGFISEAIQGVGGIVELSPGYLPLAYEKVRNAGGLCIADEVQAGFARVGSHFWGFETHGVVPDIVTMAKGIGNGIPLGAVVTTPEIAQVLTRRCYFNTFGGNPLCTAGGLAVLRVLEKEGLQENAHAVGSYLKDRLRALQDKHEIIGDVRGTGFMLGVELVTDRQLKTPAKDEICHAMEHMKDMGVLVGKGGFYGNVFRITPPLCFTKEDADFFVSVMDAALSKL, via the exons ATGCAGGTTGCTAGGATTGCGAGAAGGGGGCTGTCGAggctcgccgcggcggtggagacggcGGCCGTGCCGAGAATGCCGGCCTTCGACCACGTGCCGCTCCCCTACGACGGCCCGTCCGCCGCCGAGATCGCCCGGAAGCGCGCCGAGTTCCTCAGCCCGTCCCTCTTCCACTTCTATTCCAATCca CTCAACATCGTGGAAGGGAAGATGCAGTACCTGTacgacgagcgcgggcggcGCTACCTGGACGCGTTCGCCGGCATCGCCACCGTGTGCTGCGGCCACTGCCACCCGGACGTCGTCGACGCGGTCGCCGCGCAGGCCAGGCGCCTGCAGCACTCCACCGTGCTCTACCTCAACCACGCCATCGCCGACTTCGCCGAGGCGCTCGCCTCCAAGATGCCCGGCGACCTCAAG gTTGTGTTCTTCACCAACTCCGGCACGGAGGCGAACGAGCTCGCCATCATGATGGCGCGGCTGTACACCGGCTCCCACGACATCATATCGCTCCGGAACTCCTACCACGGCAATGCCGCCGGCACCATGGGCGCCACCGCGCAGAAGAACTGGAAGTTCAGCGTCGTCCAG AGCGGCGTGCACCACGCCGTGAACCCGGACCCGTACAGGGGCGCCTTCGGCTCCGACGCCGACAAGTACGTGCGCGACGTGCAGGAGATCATCGAGTTCGGCACGACCGGCCAGGTCGCCGGCTTCATATCGGAAGCGATACAGGGAGTAGGCGGGATCGTGGAGCTGTCGCCGGGGTACCTGCCGCTGGCGTACGAGAAGGTCCGGAATGCCGGGGGCCTCTGCATCGCCGACGAGGTCCAGGCGGGCTTCGCCCGCGTCGGCAGCCACTTCTGGGGGTTCGAGACCCACGGCGTCGTCCCCGACATAGTCACCATGGCGAAG GGTATCGGCAACGGCATCCCGCTGGGCGCGGTGGTGACGACGCCGGAGATCGCGCAGGTGCTGACCCGGCGGTGCTACTTCAACACGTTCGGCGGCAACCCGCTGTGCACCGCCGGCGGGCTCGCCGTCCTCCGTGTGCTCGAGAAGGAGGGTCTCCAGGAGAACGCCCACGCCGTCGGCTCCTACCTCAAGGACCGCCTCCGCGCTCTCCAGGACAAGCACGAAA TCATCGGCGACGTGAGGGGGACGGGTTTCATGCTCGGAGTCGAGCTGGTCACCGACCGGCAGCTCAAGACGCCGGCGAAAGACGAGATCTGCCACGCCATGGAGCACATGAAAG ACATGGGCGTCTTGGTCGGCAAGGGCGGCTTCTACGGAAACGTCTTCAGGATCACTCCCCCTCTGTGCTTCACCAAGGAGGATGCCG ATTTCTTCGTCTCCGTGATGGATGCTGCGCTCTCCAAGCTCTGA